A single window of Dermacentor albipictus isolate Rhodes 1998 colony chromosome 1, USDA_Dalb.pri_finalv2, whole genome shotgun sequence DNA harbors:
- the LOC139054100 gene encoding PSME3-interacting protein — MSFAGSTSSTSQDTIPKFKSFVSESELQEIRRKRQEEWEKVRKADDPVEAPEEEYDPRSLYERLEEQRLKKQADYEEAHKLKNMIRGLDDDEVTFLEYVDMRKQEIESQRMKEDMQEIEEYRKAVATLSEEALEAKRLEIKKGTAAATTPGQGKKSQLSLLSGAVKRKCADSTDVEKKQRTNSSGDGDEERSQSPDERVRMQAPVTALRCLGVLPGLGVYTDSSDSENSSFSDEADLELDLVGRRRQAPIHQADRSPKPN; from the exons ATGAGCTTTGCAGGTAGCACCTCTAGCACCTCGCAGGACACGATTCCTAAGTTCAAATCGTTTGTATCTGAAAGCGAACTTCAAGAAATACGCAGGAAAAGGCAAGAAGAATGGGAAAAAGTCAGAAAGGCGGATGATCCTGTTG AGGCACCTGAAGAAGAATATGACCCTCGATCATTGTACGAAAGACTAGAAGAGCAGAGACTGAAGAAGCAAGCAGACTATGAAGAAGCACACAAGCTCA AGAACATGATTCGAGGCCTGGATGATGACGAGGTCACATTCCTCGAATATGTCGATATGCGGAAGCAAGAGATTGAATCGCAACGAATGAAAGAAGACATGCAAGAGATTGAGGAATATAGG AAAGCTGTTGCCACACTATCTGAAGAGGCGTTGGAAGCGAAAAGGctagaaataaagaaaggtaCTGCAGCTGCTACCACACCTGGTCAAGGAAAGAAAAGCCAGCTGTCTCTGCTGTCAGGTGCTGTGAAGCGGAAGTGTGCAGACTCGACTGATGTGGAAAAGAAACAGCGCACAAACAGTTCTG GTGACGGTGACGAAGAACGGAGCCAGTCGCCTGACGAACGAGTGCGAATGCAAGCTCCAGTGACTGCACTCCGTTGTCTTGGCGTCCTCCCTGGCCTTGGTGTATACACAGACAGCAGTGATTCGGAGAACTCATCATTCAGTGACGAAGCTGACTTAGAGCTGGACCTTGTGGGGCGAAGACGCCAGGCACCCATACATCAGGCTGACCGCTCCCCGAAACCCAACTAG
- the ND-B22 gene encoding NADH dehydrogenase [ubiquinone] 1 beta subcomplex subunit 9 isoform X1, whose product MSYLVTKTVSHKFQVCSLYKRAIRGLEAWFTERDDFRMEAVKMRQRFEMYRHIKDMRVAKELLDQGEEELFQKQHPVPLHYPLAPEGVAYGREGVSPDWVLDYWHPLEKAQYPEYFAKRELRKKEYVENWEKQYGKPMPESGHH is encoded by the exons ATGTCGTACTTGGTCACGAAAACCGTTTCACATAAGTTTCAAGTGTGCAGCCTTTATAAGAGAGCTATTAGAGGGTTAGAAGCATGGTTCACTGAGCG AGACGACTTCAGGATGGAGGCAGTGAAAATGCGCCAACGGTTCGAGATGTACCGTCACATCAAAGACATGAGAGTAGCCAAGGAGCTTCTTGACCAAGGAGAAGAGGAACTGTTTCAGAAACAACACCCGGTTCCTTTGCACT ATCCGCTTGCCCCGGAAGGTGTTGCTTACGGACGAGAGGGGGTTTCACCGGACTGG GTTCTCGACTACTGGCATCCTCTTGAAAAGGCCCAGTATCCAGAATACTTTGCAAAGAGAGAGCTGAGGAAGAAGGAGTATGTTGAAAACTGGGAGAAGCAGTACGGGAAGCCAATGCCGGAGTCTGGTCACCACTGA
- the ND-B22 gene encoding NADH dehydrogenase [ubiquinone] 1 beta subcomplex subunit 9 isoform X2 encodes MEAVKMRQRFEMYRHIKDMRVAKELLDQGEEELFQKQHPVPLHYPLAPEGVAYGREGVSPDWVLDYWHPLEKAQYPEYFAKRELRKKEYVENWEKQYGKPMPESGHH; translated from the exons ATGGAGGCAGTGAAAATGCGCCAACGGTTCGAGATGTACCGTCACATCAAAGACATGAGAGTAGCCAAGGAGCTTCTTGACCAAGGAGAAGAGGAACTGTTTCAGAAACAACACCCGGTTCCTTTGCACT ATCCGCTTGCCCCGGAAGGTGTTGCTTACGGACGAGAGGGGGTTTCACCGGACTGG GTTCTCGACTACTGGCATCCTCTTGAAAAGGCCCAGTATCCAGAATACTTTGCAAAGAGAGAGCTGAGGAAGAAGGAGTATGTTGAAAACTGGGAGAAGCAGTACGGGAAGCCAATGCCGGAGTCTGGTCACCACTGA